In a single window of the Nodularia spumigena CCY9414 genome:
- the phnD gene encoding phosphate/phosphite/phosphonate ABC transporter substrate-binding protein translates to MAIAIQKKFLTVVAVLALVGCQASNNTATNGSASPSANIAPAVDPSVSDPDTLKVALLPDENASTIIKNNQGLEKYLEEKLGKDIELVVTTDYSSMIEAASNGRLELAYFGPLSYVLAKTKSNIEPFAALKKDGETTYKSVIIASVKSGVNSIEQAAGKTVAYGDQASTSSHLIPKSMIADKGLQPKKDYQEAFVGSHDAVALAVQNNNAQIGGLSKPIFESLIERKVIDSNKVKVLAESQPFPQYPWTMRSDLKPELKAKITSAFVELKDEEILKAFKADGFDAITDQDYDVVRDLGKILNLDFEKLN, encoded by the coding sequence ATGGCGATCGCAATTCAAAAAAAATTCCTCACAGTTGTTGCTGTATTGGCCTTAGTTGGCTGTCAAGCATCTAACAACACTGCTACGAATGGTTCTGCTTCTCCTAGTGCTAATATCGCACCTGCGGTTGACCCTAGTGTATCTGACCCCGATACTTTAAAGGTAGCTCTTTTACCAGATGAAAATGCTTCAACCATCATCAAAAATAATCAGGGATTAGAAAAATATTTAGAAGAAAAGTTAGGTAAAGATATTGAATTAGTTGTCACCACTGACTATTCTTCCATGATCGAAGCGGCAAGTAATGGACGTTTAGAACTAGCTTACTTTGGACCACTTTCCTATGTTTTAGCTAAAACTAAAAGTAATATTGAACCCTTCGCAGCCTTAAAAAAAGACGGTGAGACCACCTATAAATCAGTGATTATTGCTAGTGTCAAAAGTGGTGTAAATTCTATTGAGCAAGCGGCAGGAAAAACAGTAGCATACGGTGATCAAGCTTCTACTTCTAGTCATTTAATTCCCAAATCAATGATTGCTGATAAGGGTTTACAACCGAAAAAAGATTATCAAGAAGCCTTCGTTGGTTCTCATGATGCAGTTGCTCTAGCAGTTCAAAATAACAATGCTCAAATTGGGGGCTTGAGTAAGCCTATTTTTGAATCTTTAATTGAGCGGAAAGTTATTGATAGTAACAAAGTCAAAGTGTTGGCAGAATCTCAACCATTTCCTCAATATCCTTGGACAATGCGCTCAGATTTGAAGCCAGAGCTAAAGGCAAAAATTACTTCAGCATTTGTTGAACTGAAGGATGAAGAAATCCTCAAAGCTTTTAAAGCAGATGGTTTTGATGCTATTACAGATCAAGATTATGATGTAGTTAGGGATTTAGGGAAAATCTTGAATTTGGATTTTGAAAAGTTAAATTAA
- the phnE gene encoding phosphonate ABC transporter, permease protein PhnE encodes MTTNSYQKFEPLLKQQRQQRYKHLLQVAIVVVIVMISFFLVGLFDWERLAEGVPSGINLIGQMLPPDFSSAINWIKPLFDTLAMSVAGTAIAVAFSLPLSLLAAGNTTPHLVVFQLARLILNGLRAVPELIMGIILVAAVGFGALPGALAVGFHSIGMVGKFFAEYIEHVHSAPIEAAQASGANKIQVIYHSILPQVLPQMLDVTLYRWEYNFRASTIMGAVGAGGIGFELIGSLRVLRYEEVSAILLIILMMVILVDSFSGYLRRRLA; translated from the coding sequence ATGACAACCAATAGTTATCAAAAATTTGAACCTCTGTTAAAACAACAAAGACAACAGAGATATAAGCATTTACTGCAAGTAGCTATTGTTGTAGTAATTGTGATGATATCTTTCTTCTTAGTTGGTCTTTTTGATTGGGAACGATTGGCTGAAGGTGTGCCTAGTGGGATAAATTTAATTGGCCAGATGCTACCGCCTGATTTTAGTTCGGCTATCAACTGGATTAAACCACTGTTTGACACCTTGGCTATGAGTGTTGCTGGAACTGCGATCGCAGTTGCTTTTTCTCTACCTTTATCACTACTAGCAGCTGGTAATACTACACCCCATCTGGTTGTGTTTCAGCTAGCACGTCTGATTCTCAATGGTTTACGGGCTGTGCCAGAACTGATTATGGGGATTATTTTAGTAGCTGCGGTGGGGTTTGGTGCATTGCCAGGAGCATTAGCAGTTGGGTTTCATTCGATTGGAATGGTGGGTAAGTTTTTTGCTGAGTATATCGAACACGTACACTCTGCACCAATCGAAGCAGCACAGGCATCTGGTGCAAACAAGATTCAGGTAATATATCACAGCATTTTACCGCAAGTTTTGCCGCAAATGCTAGATGTAACCTTATATCGTTGGGAATATAACTTTCGCGCTTCTACTATCATGGGTGCAGTCGGGGCAGGCGGTATAGGGTTTGAATTAATTGGTTCTTTACGTGTTCTTAGGTATGAAGAAGTATCAGCAATACTACTCATCATTTTGATGATGGTGATATTGGTAGATAGTTTCAGTGGCTATTTACGCAGACGGTTAGCTTGA
- a CDS encoding phosphonate dehydrogenase, with amino-acid sequence MKPKVVITNWVHPEVIELLEPNCEVIANPNQESLSREEILQRAKNADALMVFMPDTIDEAFLRECPQLKVIGAALKGYDNFDIDACTRCGVWFTIVPSLLSAPTAEITIGLLIGLSRQMLTGDRLIRTGKFAGWRPQLYSLGLANRTLGIVGMGALGKAIAQRLAGFEMRLLYSDPVALTPEQEAIGNLSRVPFDTLIELSDFVVLVVPLQPATFHLINVNTLAKMKPGSFLINPGRGSVVDEQAVCQALESGHLAGYAADVFEMEDWYRSDRPHTIPQSLLENTNQTFLTPHIGSAVDDLRRNIALESAQNILQALQGQKPQGAVNCLKD; translated from the coding sequence ATGAAGCCAAAGGTTGTGATTACGAACTGGGTGCATCCAGAAGTGATTGAACTTCTTGAACCTAATTGTGAGGTGATTGCTAATCCCAATCAAGAATCTTTATCTCGTGAGGAAATTCTGCAACGGGCTAAAAATGCTGACGCATTGATGGTATTTATGCCAGACACCATTGATGAAGCTTTTTTGCGAGAGTGTCCCCAGCTAAAAGTGATTGGAGCTGCCCTCAAAGGCTATGATAATTTTGATATTGATGCCTGTACCCGTTGCGGTGTCTGGTTTACGATTGTGCCTTCTTTGTTGTCTGCACCAACTGCCGAAATTACCATTGGGTTATTAATTGGGTTATCACGACAGATGTTAACAGGCGATCGCCTGATTCGCACAGGTAAATTTGCAGGTTGGCGACCCCAACTTTACAGTCTAGGGCTAGCAAATCGTACCTTGGGAATTGTGGGTATGGGTGCATTAGGCAAAGCGATCGCTCAACGTCTGGCGGGTTTTGAGATGCGGTTACTTTACAGCGATCCGGTGGCTTTAACCCCAGAACAAGAGGCCATCGGGAATTTATCACGAGTACCTTTCGATACTTTGATTGAGTTAAGTGATTTTGTCGTGTTGGTAGTACCTCTGCAACCAGCAACCTTTCATTTAATCAACGTCAACACCTTAGCCAAAATGAAGCCAGGCAGCTTTTTAATTAACCCCGGTCGTGGTTCCGTGGTTGATGAGCAAGCTGTGTGTCAAGCTTTAGAGTCTGGACACTTAGCAGGCTACGCTGCCGACGTGTTTGAAATGGAAGATTGGTATCGTAGCGATCGCCCCCACACCATACCCCAGTCATTATTAGAAAACACCAATCAAACCTTTCTCACTCCCCATATTGGGTCTGCCGTTGATGATCTACGGCGGAACATTGCCCTAGAATCCGCCCAAAATATTCTGCAAGCCCTGCAAGGTCAAAAGCCACAGGGAGCAGTTAATTGTCTTAAGGACTAG
- a CDS encoding LysR family transcriptional regulator: protein MNFEYVESFLAVVHTGSFHQAAKHLGISQPAVSQHIKKLETSLNTQLIIRDRKGNQLTPAAQKLLPYAESLILVTQRAVSALKSTELRIGASSNIGIYLLPPYLKYHLEQYGNSDEVDLVIDTNPAIANQLEIGLVDIALMEWWDNRPGFTAQLWQSEELVFIVPPIHPWRNLPKVPKAHLENIEMLGGERGTGTGRLLQQFFGEQVHKIRISMQLGSTEAVKRAVQAGLGVSIVLSKSVTQEVQAGLLHAIPIDVDGKTLRKELFVIRRSSLSVNSPVHQFTQMLLNELT, encoded by the coding sequence ATGAACTTCGAGTACGTAGAAAGTTTTTTAGCCGTTGTCCACACAGGGAGTTTTCACCAAGCTGCCAAACATCTGGGAATTTCTCAACCTGCTGTCTCACAACACATTAAAAAGTTAGAAACATCTTTAAACACTCAACTGATTATCCGCGATCGCAAGGGTAATCAATTGACTCCTGCGGCACAGAAATTACTTCCCTATGCTGAAAGTCTAATTTTGGTGACACAAAGAGCAGTTTCAGCCCTAAAATCCACAGAATTGAGAATTGGGGCGAGTTCTAATATTGGTATCTACCTCTTACCCCCGTATTTAAAATATCATTTGGAACAGTATGGTAACTCCGATGAAGTTGATTTAGTAATTGATACTAATCCGGCGATCGCTAACCAGCTAGAAATTGGATTAGTAGATATAGCCTTGATGGAGTGGTGGGATAACCGTCCTGGGTTTACAGCGCAACTTTGGCAAAGTGAAGAACTTGTCTTCATAGTGCCACCGATTCATCCTTGGCGGAATTTGCCAAAAGTACCCAAAGCTCATCTAGAAAATATCGAAATGTTAGGTGGAGAAAGAGGCACAGGTACTGGGCGCTTGCTACAACAATTCTTTGGTGAGCAAGTTCACAAGATACGAATTTCCATGCAATTAGGTAGCACAGAAGCTGTCAAACGAGCTGTACAAGCAGGGTTAGGAGTTTCAATTGTGCTGTCAAAATCTGTTACTCAAGAGGTACAAGCAGGGTTACTACACGCCATTCCTATAGATGTAGATGGCAAAACCTTACGCAAAGAATTATTTGTCATCCGGCGCAGTAGCTTATCTGTTAATAGTCCAGTCCACCAATTTACTCAAATGTTGTTAAATGAATTAACCTGA
- a CDS encoding class I SAM-dependent methyltransferase yields MSETVIRKQYDQIADLYDQRWNTYIAKTLSIFKIWAEIAPEATVLDIGCGTGEFEQLLLTENPQQMMTGVDISEAMLLVAKQKCRTYSHVSFQNASVLNLPFANNSFDVIVSASAFHYFDDPNAALIEIRRVLKPEGKVFILDWCKDYLSCQICDFILKFVDPAYKQCYTQKELHSLLTSAQFDIERTTKFRFSLVWGIMIAKATPQTRVSSSKLV; encoded by the coding sequence ATGAGTGAAACAGTAATTCGCAAACAATATGACCAGATAGCAGATTTATATGACCAGCGTTGGAATACTTACATTGCCAAGACATTATCTATTTTTAAAATTTGGGCAGAGATTGCACCAGAAGCAACAGTGCTTGATATTGGCTGTGGAACAGGAGAGTTTGAGCAATTATTACTAACCGAAAATCCACAGCAAATGATGACTGGAGTAGACATTTCCGAAGCAATGCTCCTCGTAGCTAAACAGAAATGTCGTACTTATTCTCATGTCTCATTTCAGAATGCAAGTGTGTTAAATTTACCATTTGCAAATAATAGTTTTGATGTAATTGTATCTGCCAGTGCATTTCATTATTTTGATGACCCTAATGCTGCATTAATCGAAATAAGACGTGTTTTAAAACCAGAAGGTAAAGTATTTATTTTAGATTGGTGTAAAGATTATTTATCGTGTCAAATATGTGATTTTATATTGAAGTTCGTTGACCCTGCTTATAAGCAGTGTTACACTCAAAAAGAGTTACATAGTTTACTAACCTCTGCACAATTTGATATAGAGCGTACAACTAAATTTCGTTTTAGTCTTGTGTGGGGAATAATGATTGCTAAAGCTACGCCACAAACCAGGGTAAGCTCATCTAAATTGGTATAA
- the phnC gene encoding phosphonate ABC transporter ATP-binding protein has translation MTIKISNLSKSFKGKTALKHISCKINEGEMVTLIGASGSGKSTLLRHINGLQIGDAGTVHIFDTVLQSKGKASSKIRFLRSYIGCIFQQFNLVNRLTVLENVLIGNLARLSILRSTLHLFTKEEKLRALAVLERVGIIEHAYKRASLLSGGQQQRVAIARCLVQGAKIILADEPIASLDPESARKVMELLVQLNRQSGITVVTSLHQIQVLHSYFNRAIALRDGEIIFDGATLELDDNKLNQIYGTAVEELVMRGHGELIL, from the coding sequence GTGACTATAAAAATTAGTAATCTTTCCAAGAGTTTTAAAGGTAAGACAGCACTAAAACACATATCATGCAAAATTAATGAAGGAGAAATGGTTACCCTTATAGGTGCATCTGGCTCAGGCAAATCTACACTTTTGCGGCACATAAATGGTTTACAGATTGGAGATGCCGGCACGGTTCATATTTTTGACACCGTTTTACAAAGCAAAGGAAAAGCATCTTCTAAAATTAGGTTTCTACGAAGCTACATAGGCTGTATATTTCAACAGTTTAATTTAGTCAATCGGCTGACAGTTCTAGAAAACGTTCTTATTGGTAACTTAGCAAGATTGTCTATTTTACGCTCAACATTACATTTATTTACTAAAGAAGAAAAACTTCGCGCTCTTGCTGTACTAGAACGAGTAGGCATTATTGAACACGCTTATAAACGGGCATCTCTGCTTTCTGGAGGACAACAGCAAAGAGTGGCGATCGCTCGCTGTTTAGTGCAAGGAGCGAAAATTATCCTGGCTGATGAACCCATTGCTTCCCTAGATCCTGAGTCGGCGCGTAAAGTCATGGAGTTACTTGTGCAGCTAAATCGCCAAAGCGGAATCACCGTAGTAACTTCCTTACATCAGATTCAAGTGTTGCATAGTTACTTTAATCGGGCGATCGCTCTCAGAGATGGAGAAATAATATTTGATGGTGCAACTTTAGAACTAGATGACAACAAGCTCAATCAAATTTACGGTACAGCAGTAGAAGAACTGGTGATGCGAGGACATGGCGAACTAATTCTATAA
- the phnD gene encoding phosphonate ABC transporter substrate-binding protein — protein sequence MNRRLFIQQASLFTMTLATAKLLSACTSNTDNSAATIKEINFGVLSTESQSNQKPLWEPFAAAMSEEVGIPIKPFYVTQYAALIEAMRFGKVQAAWLGGKSYIQASKVADAEAFAQVVSADGSKGYYSHLITNKDNPIVASAKAAGGDKYIINNAGKLTFAFNDPNSTSGFLVPSYYIFTQNNVDPKKAFKRLIFAGSHEASALAVANNQIDVATISNEALSRLERTNPTARQKIAIIWQSPLIPSDPIVYRRDLPADIKEKLRNFFYNYQDAEVLAPFEVSRFVQAEDKNWHTIRELDIAKNIQEIQAQTNLNESEKQQKITELNQQLQEIQ from the coding sequence ATGAACAGAAGATTATTTATTCAGCAAGCTTCTTTGTTTACTATGACTTTGGCAACTGCCAAGTTACTTTCAGCCTGTACTTCTAATACTGATAATAGTGCCGCAACCATTAAAGAAATTAACTTTGGTGTTCTGTCTACAGAATCTCAGTCCAATCAAAAACCTCTCTGGGAACCCTTCGCTGCTGCTATGTCTGAGGAAGTTGGGATTCCCATTAAACCCTTCTACGTTACACAGTATGCAGCATTGATAGAAGCCATGCGTTTTGGTAAAGTTCAAGCTGCTTGGTTAGGTGGGAAATCTTATATTCAAGCGTCAAAAGTCGCTGATGCAGAAGCTTTTGCTCAGGTTGTGAGTGCAGATGGTAGTAAAGGCTACTATTCGCATTTAATTACTAATAAAGATAATCCCATTGTTGCGTCAGCTAAAGCAGCAGGTGGGGATAAATACATAATTAACAATGCAGGTAAGCTGACTTTTGCTTTTAATGATCCTAATTCTACTTCTGGGTTTTTAGTTCCCAGTTACTATATTTTTACACAAAATAATGTTGACCCTAAGAAGGCTTTTAAACGGTTAATCTTTGCTGGTAGTCATGAAGCCTCAGCTTTGGCTGTAGCTAATAACCAGATAGATGTCGCTACTATCAGTAATGAAGCATTAAGTCGTTTAGAAAGAACCAACCCTACAGCCAGACAAAAAATTGCAATTATTTGGCAATCACCACTAATTCCCAGTGATCCAATTGTTTATCGTCGGGATTTACCAGCAGATATTAAAGAGAAATTACGCAACTTTTTCTATAATTATCAAGATGCTGAAGTGTTAGCACCGTTTGAAGTTTCTAGGTTTGTACAGGCTGAAGATAAAAATTGGCACACAATTCGAGAATTAGACATTGCTAAAAATATCCAAGAAATTCAAGCTCAAACAAATCTGAATGAATCAGAAAAACAGCAAAAGATAACAGAACTCAATCAGCAACTCCAAGAAATTCAATAA
- the phnE gene encoding phosphonate ABC transporter, permease protein PhnE translates to MLEKEAKLLNTKRVLFLLVVGAALIFSSRQSELNFPVLLQQGENMVEYVNAYFPPDFSDWDYYFSETVITISMGVWGTLMAAITAVPLSILASNNMCPIWVVQPTRRVLDAMRAINEIVFALIFVVAVGLGPFAGVLALFVNTTGVLGKLFSEAVESIEPGPVEGIRATGASHIQEVIYGVIPQVMPLWTSFTLYRFESNVRSASVLGIVGAGGIGVSLYQSFGSFQYQKVCAILIILVIATGLIDLLSAKVRRWLI, encoded by the coding sequence ATGTTAGAAAAAGAGGCAAAACTTCTGAACACTAAAAGAGTTTTGTTTCTTTTAGTGGTTGGTGCTGCATTGATTTTTTCTTCTCGTCAAAGTGAGTTAAATTTCCCTGTACTGCTACAACAAGGAGAGAATATGGTGGAATATGTAAATGCATATTTTCCGCCAGATTTTAGCGATTGGGATTATTATTTCTCAGAAACTGTCATTACTATCTCTATGGGAGTTTGGGGAACTTTAATGGCGGCAATTACAGCTGTTCCTCTATCTATCCTAGCATCTAATAATATGTGTCCAATTTGGGTTGTACAACCGACACGTCGAGTCTTAGATGCTATGCGTGCGATTAATGAAATCGTCTTTGCACTAATATTTGTAGTAGCTGTAGGTTTAGGGCCTTTTGCTGGTGTATTAGCCTTATTTGTGAATACTACCGGCGTTTTAGGTAAACTCTTTTCAGAAGCTGTAGAATCAATTGAGCCAGGCCCTGTAGAAGGAATTAGAGCCACTGGTGCAAGTCACATTCAAGAAGTTATTTATGGAGTGATTCCTCAAGTAATGCCTTTATGGACTTCTTTTACTCTCTATAGATTTGAGTCTAATGTCCGTTCTGCTTCTGTCTTGGGAATTGTCGGTGCTGGTGGTATTGGTGTTTCATTATACCAAAGCTTTGGTTCTTTTCAATACCAAAAAGTCTGTGCAATTCTGATTATTTTGGTCATTGCTACAGGTCTGATTGATTTACTTTCTGCCAAGGTGAGAAGGTGGCTCATCTAG
- a CDS encoding phosphonate C-P lyase system protein PhnH translates to MGLHTFHSDFYVKFCMENHQAYPQGVDVFLFTENSVMGLPRTAKSELNQ, encoded by the coding sequence ATGGGTTTGCACACATTCCACAGCGATTTTTATGTCAAATTCTGCATGGAGAATCATCAAGCCTATCCACAAGGGGTAGATGTATTTTTATTTACGGAAAATTCAGTAATGGGTCTACCACGCACAGCCAAAAGTGAGTTAAATCAGTGA
- a CDS encoding alpha-D-ribose 1-methylphosphonate 5-triphosphate diphosphatase, producing MKTNQTILDSSTRNNTKIAIQGVNALTPNGWLKDATVLIENGQFTSIDQAITPDGFHLVNAQGLQMLPGIIDLHGDAFERMICPRPGVNFPLPIAIADNDRNLLASGITTFYCSITDSYEPGLRSRESARKLIDFILGIGKQILNCNHRIHIRHEEANIAGHQELCDWLGSGCVQILSINDHLPPPGNQKRFSRYLNSVKQRSSMSIEEIEQLITQVTERRHEGYAQLEQLVDLAHTYGISLASHDDDTPEKVALSEQRQVAIAEFPANVDLAAKSREYGAAVLMGAPNLVRGGSHLGLMSVAEAVKHNVLDCLCSDYHYPSLFYAPFKLKELGLMSFEQAWSLVSSRPAASVKISDRKGKIAPGLDADFLLVAPDHPLPSAIASVYVVGKEVARYHIR from the coding sequence GTGAAAACCAACCAAACTATTCTAGATTCATCAACACGAAACAACACAAAAATTGCTATCCAAGGAGTAAATGCACTAACTCCCAATGGGTGGTTAAAAGATGCTACGGTTCTCATTGAAAATGGGCAATTTACCAGCATTGATCAGGCAATTACTCCTGATGGATTTCATCTGGTAAATGCTCAAGGACTCCAGATGTTACCAGGGATTATTGACTTACACGGTGATGCTTTTGAAAGAATGATTTGTCCCCGCCCCGGAGTCAACTTTCCTCTACCAATAGCGATCGCAGATAATGACCGCAACCTCTTAGCATCAGGGATCACAACTTTTTATTGCTCCATCACCGACTCCTACGAACCAGGTTTACGTAGCCGAGAATCTGCTCGTAAGTTAATTGACTTCATCTTAGGGATAGGAAAACAAATTTTAAATTGCAACCATCGCATTCATATCAGACATGAAGAAGCGAATATCGCCGGACATCAAGAGTTGTGTGATTGGCTAGGATCTGGGTGCGTGCAGATTTTGTCGATCAACGACCACTTACCACCTCCAGGAAATCAAAAAAGATTTAGCCGATATCTCAACAGTGTGAAGCAAAGATCATCTATGTCCATAGAAGAAATCGAACAATTAATCACACAAGTAACAGAACGGCGACATGAAGGATACGCTCAACTAGAACAACTGGTGGATTTAGCCCACACCTACGGTATTTCTCTCGCTTCCCACGATGATGACACCCCGGAAAAGGTAGCACTCAGTGAACAACGCCAAGTAGCGATCGCCGAATTCCCCGCTAATGTAGACTTAGCTGCGAAATCTCGTGAATATGGTGCCGCTGTCCTCATGGGTGCGCCTAACTTAGTGCGTGGTGGCTCTCACCTGGGTTTGATGAGTGTAGCTGAAGCAGTTAAACATAATGTTCTTGATTGTCTTTGTTCAGATTACCATTATCCTTCCTTATTTTATGCGCCCTTCAAGTTAAAAGAGTTAGGGTTAATGTCTTTTGAACAAGCATGGTCATTAGTTTCCAGCCGACCAGCAGCATCTGTCAAAATTAGCGATCGCAAAGGTAAAATTGCTCCAGGTTTAGATGCTGATTTTCTGTTAGTAGCTCCTGACCATCCTTTACCATCTGCGATCGCATCTGTTTATGTAGTAGGAAAAGAAGTCGCTCGATATCATATCAGATAA